The Luteimonas galliterrae genomic interval GCTTTCGCTACGATGTGCGCACCCGCAGCAGCGAACCGGCGATGAGCACCCACCCCCCGCAACCTCCGCGCGTGTCCGTGGCGCTTTGCGTCTACAACGGCGAAAAGCACCTGCGCGAGCAGTTGGACACGGTGCTGGCGCAGCGCGGCGTGGACCTGGAAGTGATCGCGGTCGACGACGGCTCGCGCGACGGCAGCGTGGCGCTGCTGCGCGAGGCCGCGGCGCGCGATCCGCGGCTGCAGGTGCACGTCAATCCGGAAAACCTGGGCCCGCTGCGCAGTTTCGAGCGCGCGATGTCGTTGGGCGGCGGCGAGTTCGTCGCGCCCTGCGACCAGGACGACCGCTGGCATCCCGACAAGCTGGCCCAGCTGCTGGCCTGCATCGGCGATGCCGACCTGGCTTATTGCGATTCGGAATACATCGACGACGGCGGCCGGCCCAGCGGTCGCGGCATTTCTTCGGACCTGACCATGATGTCCGGGCGCGAGCCGATGCGGTTCGTGTTTTCCAACTCGGTCTCCGGCCACGCGCTGATCGTGCGGCGCGCGCTGTTCGAAGCGGCGCGGCCGTTCCCGCCCGGACTGTTCCACGATTGGTGGCTGGCGATGTGCGCATCGGCGCGCGGCGGCGTGGCGTATCTAGACGAAGCGCTGGTGCAGTTCCGCCGCCACGATGCCGCGTTCTCGCCGCTCGGCAAGGAC includes:
- a CDS encoding glycosyltransferase — protein: MPSQAGHTGFRYDVRTRSSEPAMSTHPPQPPRVSVALCVYNGEKHLREQLDTVLAQRGVDLEVIAVDDGSRDGSVALLREAAARDPRLQVHVNPENLGPLRSFERAMSLGGGEFVAPCDQDDRWHPDKLAQLLACIGDADLAYCDSEYIDDGGRPSGRGISSDLTMMSGREPMRFVFSNSVSGHALIVRRALFEAARPFPPGLFHDWWLAMCASARGGVAYLDEALVQFRRHDAAFSPLGKDAAQAPPSRNRVWLEERRALLRALAGSAFDRDGRAAAMLHALEQAEAGRGYGPLLRSVWQSRAAAPPWRGSTAINALRLQSRFIRKLRRARKEPPIAGPRFRL